One window of the Bacillota bacterium genome contains the following:
- the spoVAC gene encoding stage V sporulation protein AC, producing MNKLLSDQNSYQNVLNQKMPKPNLPRNLALSFVVGGGICVLGQFIQNIYINYFNFSPDRAGDPTITTMIFLGGLLTALGVFDRIARFAGAGTAVPVTGFANSMVSAALEFKREGYVLGVGSKMFILAGSVIVFGVVAAFIIGLISALI from the coding sequence ATGAACAAGTTATTATCTGACCAAAACTCCTATCAGAATGTATTGAATCAGAAGATGCCGAAACCGAATTTGCCCCGAAATTTAGCGCTATCCTTTGTCGTTGGCGGGGGGATCTGTGTTTTGGGACAGTTCATACAGAATATTTATATTAATTACTTTAACTTTTCCCCGGACCGGGCGGGCGACCCGACAATTACAACGATGATTTTTCTCGGCGGCCTATTGACCGCGCTTGGCGTGTTTGACAGGATAGCTCGCTTTGCAGGCGCAGGGACTGCGGTGCCGGTCACCGGCTTTGCCAACTCCATGGTCAGCGCGGCCCTGGAGTTTAAACGGGAGGGGTATGTCCTGGGTGTCGGCAGTAAGATGTTTATCCTGGCAGGTTCGGTGATTGTCTTCGGTGTTGTTGCTGCGTTTATCATCGGCTTGATTTCAGCGTTAATTTAG
- a CDS encoding dodecin domain-containing protein, producing the protein MTVFKVIELVGESGSSWQDAVDDAVHKASATIDGISGVELVNLTAKVENGRILSYKANVKAAFEVKN; encoded by the coding sequence TTGACAGTGTTTAAGGTTATTGAGCTGGTGGGGGAGTCTGGCAGTAGTTGGCAGGATGCTGTGGATGATGCAGTGCACAAGGCATCAGCCACGATTGACGGGATTAGCGGAGTTGAGTTGGTAAACCTGACTGCCAAAGTGGAAAATGGCCGGATTCTCAGTTATAAGGCTAATGTTAAGGCTGCTTTTGAGGTCAAGAATTAA